One window of Mucilaginibacter inviolabilis genomic DNA carries:
- a CDS encoding gliding motility-associated C-terminal domain-containing protein, which produces MAVRLQLDETGHKTIAYTDVADISGLAANGTVTVNPSQLDCSSLGAQTITVTASNGTPGTTQTKAIPVIVASTPIFSTYHDVAIPADNSCNTALPDYTTMFAPHDICTNVTLSIKQEPLAGTALIVNQPTTITLTAGDQFGGTTAVFFSVTAYAVPVIFPKPGPITLKLSEGGIYEVQVSDLGQPFVCDGSTLTNTISPPNLSCANLGNQTITLTSSNLRPNPQAVTFSVPSDAVTDAAGNIYVADSYSCSIRKIASNGVVTTFAGGSGCGYADGNGATAKFKVVNGITIDPAGNLYVIDENDRVRKIAPDGTVTTLAGNGQNKTADGLGTAASFQDPKGITIDAAGNLYITQGDYLIRKVTPGGLVTTITAPPSVSKLNSPIGITTDPQGNLYVTDFSSAIKKIAPDGTITTIAGHDGSGFTDGTGAAASFNQPKGIIRDNQGNLYVTDSKNNAIRKIDPSGNVTTLQLYTTNPGDNATLNNPIGIKLDPFGNLIVVDTYNERIVRITPAGQFTTIAGNGIVGNSNGNTNTPPMLGGTVSINVPVTVVSSINSTSPQGGIMSTISSLPADATVCAGKPIDFTASIPAGTTVSYQWQVNGVNAGFNQPTFSSSTLQNGDMVTCVTANNASCTVPQTSTPIQAHINPSPGIVFNQNPTIKLGESVTLAPQLSGDIVSLSWSPAFGLSSTSTTYPLANPGVTTTYYLTATSSIGCQTTVPVTVTVITPIHIPNTFTPNGDGFNDLWKIDDLINYPNCTVSIFNRYGQALFHTNGYGTPWDGTYHGGKVPSGTYYYIIDLKNGSKPLAGWVAIIR; this is translated from the coding sequence ATGGCGGTAAGATTACAGCTTGACGAAACCGGTCATAAAACCATTGCCTATACAGATGTTGCCGATATCAGTGGGCTGGCTGCAAATGGTACTGTTACGGTTAATCCGTCTCAACTCGATTGTTCATCACTTGGCGCGCAAACCATAACCGTTACAGCCAGTAATGGTACACCAGGCACCACTCAAACAAAAGCAATACCGGTTATAGTTGCCAGTACTCCCATATTTTCAACTTATCATGATGTAGCTATTCCGGCAGACAATAGCTGTAATACCGCTCTGCCTGATTATACCACAATGTTTGCTCCTCATGATATTTGTACAAATGTCACACTTAGTATTAAACAGGAACCTCTTGCAGGTACAGCACTAATTGTAAACCAGCCTACCACTATTACACTCACGGCTGGTGATCAGTTTGGGGGCACTACGGCTGTTTTTTTTTCGGTTACCGCTTATGCTGTCCCGGTAATTTTTCCAAAACCCGGCCCTATAACACTTAAACTAAGTGAGGGTGGAATTTACGAGGTACAGGTTAGCGATTTGGGTCAACCATTTGTATGTGATGGCAGTACACTAACGAATACTATAAGCCCTCCAAATTTAAGTTGTGCAAATCTCGGAAATCAAACCATTACACTTACCAGTAGCAATTTACGACCAAATCCCCAGGCTGTTACTTTTAGTGTACCTTCTGATGCGGTAACCGATGCAGCCGGTAACATTTACGTGGCTGACAGCTATAGTTGCAGCATTAGAAAAATTGCAAGCAACGGCGTGGTAACAACCTTTGCGGGTGGTAGCGGTTGTGGATATGCAGATGGTAACGGCGCTACAGCAAAATTCAAAGTAGTTAATGGCATCACCATTGACCCGGCAGGGAATTTATATGTCATTGATGAAAATGACCGTGTGAGGAAGATAGCGCCCGATGGTACCGTTACTACCCTGGCCGGTAATGGCCAAAACAAAACGGCTGACGGATTGGGTACAGCCGCGAGTTTTCAGGATCCGAAAGGTATCACCATAGATGCTGCCGGCAATTTATATATAACACAGGGCGATTATCTGATTCGTAAAGTAACACCTGGAGGCCTGGTTACCACCATTACAGCACCTCCATCTGTTTCAAAATTAAATAGCCCTATAGGTATCACTACAGACCCCCAGGGGAATTTATACGTAACCGATTTCAGCAGTGCCATTAAAAAGATAGCTCCTGATGGTACCATTACCACTATAGCAGGTCATGACGGTTCAGGATTTACTGATGGTACAGGAGCAGCAGCGAGTTTTAACCAACCAAAAGGCATTATCAGGGATAATCAAGGGAATTTATATGTTACTGATTCAAAAAATAATGCCATCCGTAAGATCGATCCATCAGGTAACGTTACCACGCTTCAGTTGTATACTACCAACCCCGGAGATAATGCTACTTTAAATAATCCCATTGGCATAAAGCTGGATCCGTTTGGTAACCTCATTGTTGTTGATACCTATAATGAACGTATAGTACGCATAACCCCAGCCGGACAGTTTACCACTATAGCAGGAAACGGCATTGTTGGCAATAGTAATGGTAATACCAATACCCCACCCATGCTGGGCGGTACAGTTTCTATCAATGTGCCCGTAACAGTGGTAAGTTCTATTAACTCTACTTCTCCGCAAGGCGGTATCATGTCTACCATTAGCTCCTTACCAGCTGATGCTACTGTATGTGCGGGAAAACCTATTGACTTTACAGCAAGCATTCCGGCAGGTACAACAGTCAGTTATCAATGGCAGGTAAACGGTGTTAATGCCGGATTCAATCAACCAACCTTTAGTAGCAGTACCCTGCAAAACGGTGATATGGTTACTTGTGTTACGGCTAATAATGCAAGCTGTACAGTACCGCAAACCAGTACACCTATACAAGCTCATATTAATCCGTCACCGGGAATTGTTTTCAATCAGAATCCAACTATAAAGCTGGGCGAAAGTGTAACTTTGGCTCCACAACTCTCAGGAGATATTGTGTCCTTAAGCTGGTCGCCGGCATTTGGTCTGAGTAGTACCAGCACGACATATCCACTGGCCAACCCGGGCGTTACCACTACCTATTATCTTACGGCTACCTCATCAATCGGCTGTCAAACTACCGTTCCGGTTACGGTTACGGTAATAACACCTATTCATATCCCCAATACCTTTACACCCAATGGCGATGGGTTTAATGATTTATGGAAAATTGACGATCTGATCAACTATCCAAATTGCACGGTTAGTATATTTAACCGTTATGGCCAGGCTCTGTTTCATACCAATGGTTATGGGACACCCTGGGACGGAACTTATCACGGCGGCAAAGTACCATCAGGTACTTATTATTATATCATCGATTTAAAGAATGGCAGCAAACCCCTGGCTGGTTGGGTAGCTATTATCCGATAA
- a CDS encoding VOC family protein, whose translation MKVKRIVTNISTPDIAEIKRFYQDVLGLEVLMDHGWIATYGSSDNMSIQISFASEGGSGTPVPDISIEVDDIGVAFERVRKGGFKVIYGPVDEPWGVRRFYVRDPFGKLINILAHL comes from the coding sequence ATGAAAGTTAAACGCATAGTAACCAATATCAGCACACCTGATATTGCAGAGATCAAACGTTTTTATCAGGATGTTTTAGGACTTGAAGTGCTGATGGATCATGGTTGGATAGCAACATACGGATCCTCTGATAATATGAGTATTCAGATTAGCTTTGCATCAGAAGGCGGCTCTGGTACACCGGTTCCGGATATTTCTATAGAAGTTGATGATATTGGCGTTGCGTTTGAGCGGGTGCGTAAAGGCGGCTTTAAAGTAATCTACGGGCCTGTTGATGAACCCTGGGGTGTAAGGCGTTTTTATGTGCGCGATCCTTTTGGCAAGCTGATTAATATACTAGCCCATCTATAG
- a CDS encoding DMT family transporter — protein sequence MLNKKLIGLSSILFVMIVWGSSYPVTKMIINDIQPLTLAFCRCSVGAITLLLIFLINKDKPIREYLIGVPWFSIIFMGLTGVTCFYTLFNISAQMTSASVGSLIQGFIPICITLFAAMFLKEKLSAVQIIGVIASLLGVMLIGFLSSDNNSDTRNSITGNLLMIIAVISWAAYTIMSKKTAAQFNPLLITSLSTCIGSLCLLPAAIFENRHSGWPVIHLNSWLAILYLGAVSSGICYLLYSKSLQLLTAAQVGNFANLDPVVGLIISLVFLNEHINILQIAGAVLVLGGIMLSTWKSRLTG from the coding sequence ATGTTAAATAAAAAGTTAATAGGCCTAAGCAGTATATTATTTGTCATGATTGTTTGGGGGAGCAGTTACCCTGTAACTAAGATGATCATCAATGATATACAGCCGTTAACGCTTGCTTTTTGTCGTTGTTCTGTAGGTGCTATCACATTACTGCTTATATTTTTGATCAACAAGGATAAGCCGATCAGGGAATATTTAATTGGTGTGCCCTGGTTTTCTATCATTTTTATGGGTTTAACTGGCGTTACCTGTTTTTATACCCTTTTTAATATCTCGGCTCAAATGACTTCTGCATCAGTGGGTTCTCTGATACAGGGTTTTATTCCGATTTGCATAACCTTATTTGCCGCAATGTTCCTTAAAGAAAAACTGTCTGCTGTGCAGATCATTGGGGTAATTGCCTCTTTACTAGGTGTAATGCTCATTGGGTTTTTATCAAGCGATAATAACAGCGATACCCGAAACAGTATAACTGGAAACCTATTAATGATTATTGCGGTAATTTCATGGGCGGCATATACGATCATGTCAAAAAAGACTGCAGCTCAATTTAATCCACTGCTGATCACCAGTCTAAGTACATGTATTGGTTCACTATGTTTACTACCCGCGGCTATATTTGAAAACAGGCATTCTGGCTGGCCGGTTATACACCTGAATTCATGGCTGGCGATCCTTTATCTCGGTGCTGTATCCTCGGGTATCTGTTATTTACTATATAGCAAATCGCTACAATTATTAACCGCGGCACAGGTTGGAAATTTTGCTAACCTTGATCCTGTAGTTGGGTTGATTATATCTCTTGTTTTTTTAAATGAGCATATCAATATTTTACAGATAGCCGGCGCGGTTTTAGTTTTAGGCGGAATTATGCTCAGTACCTGGAAAAGCCGGCTGACTGGTTAA
- a CDS encoding DUF1735 domain-containing protein, whose translation MKIHVSSMLKWAACLVLTIASCKQEYLEGVKSNPAVKVYLPQAEKPNGLVNALVDGKLTVDSVAGTANFSVPVYRGGESNFDALTVDVGIDNTAIAGLITSGALPANTVILDPADYILPSKDSVALNNHIMQGVIIPKVKISSMAKYGGKTAALGIKIANSSKQAINTDMNKVIIYFDVDQLLDAVTPKTNMVDKTKWTVLKIASNDNVTFKVNDDGSILASGGNGGHQGVYQSFEVRANKQYKIDFNVQGQGATNTWFEVYLSTLQPTQNKDYSDGGIRMALNTWTGCGNAPFNGLLSVVKCVGSGNVVSFPNAGTVWLVIKSGGDNLGTGGIKLTNIDFRRVN comes from the coding sequence ATGAAAATTCATGTATCATCAATGCTAAAATGGGCTGCCTGTTTAGTGTTGACCATAGCTTCCTGCAAGCAGGAATACCTGGAAGGTGTAAAATCAAATCCAGCGGTGAAAGTTTATTTACCACAGGCAGAAAAGCCAAACGGACTTGTGAATGCGCTTGTTGACGGAAAACTAACTGTTGACAGTGTAGCTGGTACAGCTAATTTTTCTGTCCCAGTATATCGTGGCGGCGAATCAAACTTTGATGCCTTAACTGTAGATGTAGGTATTGATAATACTGCGATAGCAGGTTTAATTACATCAGGTGCCTTACCTGCCAATACCGTTATACTTGATCCTGCTGATTATATCTTACCATCAAAAGATTCTGTAGCACTTAATAATCATATTATGCAGGGTGTTATCATTCCTAAAGTAAAAATTTCTTCTATGGCAAAGTATGGCGGAAAAACTGCGGCTTTAGGTATTAAAATAGCCAATTCGTCAAAGCAGGCTATCAATACCGATATGAATAAGGTGATTATTTATTTTGATGTAGACCAGTTATTAGATGCAGTTACACCAAAAACAAACATGGTTGATAAAACCAAATGGACAGTTTTAAAGATCGCTTCTAATGACAATGTTACGTTTAAGGTTAACGATGACGGAAGCATACTGGCATCTGGTGGTAACGGCGGGCATCAGGGTGTTTATCAATCTTTTGAAGTAAGAGCCAACAAACAGTATAAGATAGATTTTAATGTACAGGGTCAGGGTGCAACAAATACTTGGTTTGAGGTTTACCTAAGTACGTTACAACCAACGCAAAATAAAGACTATAGTGATGGTGGTATACGCATGGCACTAAATACCTGGACCGGTTGTGGAAACGCACCTTTTAATGGCTTACTATCAGTTGTTAAATGTGTTGGTAGCGGTAATGTTGTTTCATTTCCTAATGCCGGCACGGTTTGGCTGGTTATTAAATCAGGTGGGGATAACCTGGGGACCGGCGGTATAAAATTGACTAATATAGATTTTAGAAGGGTTAATTAA
- a CDS encoding RagB/SusD family nutrient uptake outer membrane protein translates to MKKNRYIITLLAISTLFYSCKRDYLDVQTLQAGVTVDKLYSNYTYVQQQVWNVYSYLPDGLANLDMEAATDNAEATDPLDTSQTFNTGTWNQYSNPADVWARNFKGIRQANLYLKNKNAVDISYIKDKITSTDSTTYFNARNNVKFMEGEVLFLKAFFYLELVKRYGGVPIFDQPFDYDDANTWKNVQRNSLDESLKYIVTLCDKSAAIIPANLTPYSWYEAGRVTQGAIKALKAKALLYGASPLFKDNGSTVTWAQAAAAAHDVMALNAYSLDANYTNLYSANSTTSAELIFYRRYGAINTVEYANYPIVFQNSRGRSIAPTENFVESFEVVQKDGSGNITGSVPFSWSDPTQAANPYQNRDPRFAATVVYNGSTFKSTTIETFTGGNSGLPKQNATKTGYYMSKWTNQSIDLVNNTTANHAWIYFRYGELLLNYAEAMYNAYGANADPQGYGMTAMQAINKVRQRVKMPVLTALNQQAIEHERNVELSYEDQRFWDVRRWKEGSVYFKTPVNRIEITNSGGTYSYAVKQLEERVFDEKMNWFPIPQSEIAKTNWKQNPGW, encoded by the coding sequence ATGAAAAAAAATCGATATATAATAACATTGCTGGCAATAAGCACACTGTTTTACTCCTGTAAACGCGATTACCTGGATGTGCAAACTTTACAGGCTGGTGTTACTGTTGATAAACTTTACAGCAACTATACCTATGTACAGCAGCAGGTTTGGAATGTATACAGTTATCTGCCCGATGGGCTTGCTAATCTGGATATGGAGGCAGCTACCGATAACGCGGAAGCCACCGATCCGTTAGATACGTCGCAAACTTTTAATACAGGTACCTGGAACCAGTACAGTAACCCTGCTGATGTATGGGCCAGGAATTTTAAAGGGATAAGACAAGCCAATCTTTATCTGAAAAATAAAAACGCGGTTGATATTTCTTATATTAAAGATAAGATCACATCAACAGACTCAACCACCTATTTTAACGCACGTAATAATGTTAAATTCATGGAAGGCGAGGTGCTTTTTTTAAAAGCATTTTTCTACCTCGAGCTGGTTAAACGTTATGGAGGGGTACCCATTTTTGATCAGCCGTTTGATTATGACGATGCTAACACCTGGAAAAATGTGCAAAGAAACTCTCTTGATGAGTCTCTTAAATACATTGTTACCTTATGCGATAAGTCGGCGGCTATTATACCCGCTAACCTTACCCCTTATTCTTGGTATGAGGCTGGTCGTGTTACGCAGGGAGCCATAAAGGCGCTAAAAGCAAAAGCTTTGTTATATGGGGCAAGTCCGCTTTTTAAAGATAACGGCTCAACCGTAACCTGGGCACAGGCAGCAGCAGCAGCACATGATGTAATGGCCTTGAACGCTTATTCGCTTGATGCTAATTATACTAATTTGTACAGTGCAAATAGCACAACATCAGCCGAGCTTATTTTTTATCGTCGTTACGGTGCTATAAATACGGTTGAGTATGCAAACTATCCTATTGTATTTCAGAATAGCAGGGGTAGGAGTATTGCACCAACTGAAAACTTTGTAGAGAGTTTCGAAGTAGTCCAAAAAGATGGATCAGGTAATATAACCGGTTCGGTGCCTTTTAGTTGGAGCGATCCAACCCAAGCGGCCAATCCTTACCAGAACCGCGATCCCCGTTTCGCGGCCACCGTGGTGTATAATGGGTCTACTTTTAAATCCACAACTATCGAAACATTTACTGGAGGTAATAGTGGATTGCCAAAGCAAAATGCCACTAAAACAGGATACTACATGTCAAAATGGACTAATCAATCTATCGATCTGGTGAATAATACTACTGCCAATCACGCCTGGATCTATTTCAGATATGGCGAGCTCCTGTTGAATTATGCCGAGGCTATGTACAATGCCTATGGTGCCAATGCTGACCCGCAAGGATACGGAATGACAGCCATGCAAGCTATCAACAAAGTAAGGCAGCGTGTAAAAATGCCCGTATTAACAGCCTTGAATCAGCAGGCTATCGAGCATGAACGGAATGTAGAGTTAAGTTATGAAGATCAGCGTTTCTGGGATGTGCGCAGGTGGAAAGAAGGCTCGGTATATTTTAAAACGCCGGTAAACCGTATCGAGATAACTAATTCGGGGGGGACATATAGCTATGCCGTTAAACAACTTGAAGAAAGGGTGTTTGACGAAAAAATGAATTGGTTCCCGATTCCGCAGAGCGAAATCGCGAAAACTAACTGGAAACAAAACCCCGGCTGGTAA